The genomic region AGCGAGCTTAGGAGGTCTACCTCCTTTATTTGGGCTTGGGAGAAAACCTTTGTATCCAATTTCATTCCACGTCCTTATTCCTTACAACTCGCCTCAACAGCTTTTTCAAAATACAGACAATAGACAATCTTCGCCTGCAACAACGAGAAAAGAGAGTTTCTGCTTCACCGCTGGATCCTTTTCACTCACAAGCTGTGACCTGACCTCTCCAAAGTTCCTGATTGATATTCGTTCTCCCCTCATAGGGCAGAATGAAATGGAATAATAGATAAAGTTTTGCAAGAGACTATAATTTAGAATATATACGAATTCTCTTTTATATAACCAGAAGCAAGAGCACCGGGACCGATAAGCGTGTTATTACCAATGATCGTACCGGCATCAATACAGGCATTTATTCCTGTCTTTACACCATCACTTAATATCGCACCGAACTTCCTCCTGCCAGTATCCATGCCCGCTGCTTTTACTGATGCCTCGTCAAATCTGAGGTTCGCAATCTTCGTGCCCGCACCAAGGTTACAATGTGATGCAATAACCGAATCACCGACATAGGAGAGATGGGGTATCTTCGTATTGTCCATGATAATGGAATTCTTTATCTCAACGGCGTTGCCTATATGGCAGTTCTTGCCAATTGCGGTCTTAGCACGGATGTAGCAGTTAGGACCGATCTCACAGTTAGGACCGATAATAACAGGACCTTCGATATAAGTGCCACATTTTATACTCGTTCCTTCACCTACTACCACTTTGCCTCTCAGCTCCACGTTATCTTCCAATTCACCTCTGATAACGGGTCTTATACCCTCACCCTCCATCATAGTTTCGTTTGCACGTAACAAATCCCATGGATAGCTGACATCTAACCAGTGTTCTATCCTGGTCCAAAAAACTGGCTCACCTGAGTCAATAAGCAACTGTAAGGAGTCGGTAAGTTCAAATTCGCCCCTCTTTGAACGCTCTGTCGCCTTCAGTGCACCGAACACTGACTCATTAAGGAGATATACACCGGCATTTATGGTATTTGTGGGTGGTCTGGGCATCTTCTCATGTATCTTCACTATCCGGTCGCCTTCTATCTCAACCACTCCATACTCACCGGGATTCTCCCTGTCAATTACACCAAGTGTAATTGTGACGCCTTTACCTGCTTCCACTACTCGCTTTATATCGATGGCATTTACTATCGCATCGCCATTAAGCACGAGGAACGCGTCGTTAATTAGATTCTCCACCTTCAATAGTGCGTCGGCAGTGCCAAGCTGCTTCTTCTGCGTTACATACTGGATGTCTATGCCCCAATCAGCACCGTTAGAGAAGTAACCACGTATGGTTTCGTCATGATACCCAACAACAATGATAAATCTGGTGATTCCAACTGCTTTCACCTCCTCTATTAGATGCTCTATTATTGGCTTACCCGCTATTGGTAGCATCACCTTCGGGCGGACGTAAGTAAGAGGGCGCATCCGCTTGCCCTCGCCTGCTGCAAGAATCACTGCTTTCATAATTGGTTTATTAAAAGGATAGGATAATTATTAAAAAGAACTATACTTGACCTTGACTTGGCTCGATCACGTTTGATACTTTATAAGAGCCACATATCATCAATTGTTGCATCCATTTATCCTGCGGACAAAAAAGATTTCCGCTTAAACCCTTACAGTTTTCGGGGTTGAGCAATCAAAGACGTATTTTGTGCCTGCTTCGTCTGGATCATCGGGCTTCAGATTCCCGCAAGACCGTTTCCTTTGGCGTATGCAACCCGAAGAGCTATAGCTAAGGCGCTCCAACCTAAAATCATTCAAGACCGAAAAAAATTCGAACCCTGCATCGTTCCGATGCAGGGTCAAATAAAATTTCTATATTACTAGCTGGCACCAGCCTTAGGGAGCTACGACCTCAATGTAGGACACTTTTCCATCTAAGCCATTATGTTTATGGTACTCCACGTAGACGTCGTCCTCATCTCTGTTCTTTTCAAACGATCCAATTACTACCTTCGCTATGTACTTTTTGACTTTTATCTCTGTCCAGTCATCCTTTTTTCTATCCTCTTCTTTTGACTTTGGACTGTCATAGATGTAGATCCTTGTACCTGGTTTGACGTGATAAAGTACAACGGATCTTGCCTCATCATTTTCGCAGTCACCTTTTTTACAGTTCCAAGAGCGTGAGGTCTCAGTGCTAAACGAAAATATCCTGTCTTGGGTTGCATCGTTGCCCTCGTAAAATACCATTTTACCTTTTTCTTTGATTATTTTTAATGATGTTGCTATATTGTTGAAATCTTTTCCCACGTATCGAGTATCGCCGACAAACTTTTTAGACTTCTTCCCTTTGTAGTCTTTATGCTCGTATAATCTCACTGAATACCCCGGAGGCACCTTCAGCGAACTTGCAATATTGTTGAAATCGCGTCCTACGTATGGAGTATTGCCAGTAAACACTTTAGACTTCCCTTTGTAATCCTCATGCTCGAATAATAGTATTCCAGTCACTGTGCTACCGGTATCGCTAAATTTCCACCTCTGTGCAGCGTTATCTGACCGACTGCTATAACTACACAGTCTGACATTGGCTCCGTCCTCACTGCTTCCACCTTTGACATCCATATAAAGGTCGCTATATTTTTTGCATTGTATGTGATAATACCCTGGTTCAACAAGCACTATTTCCCATTTTTGAGTATCACTGTTCTCCCAATCCCGCTCTATAATATTTTTATCACCGGTGGCTGTTAAACACTTTCCACTGTACTTGCAAACAATCTTGAAGTATCTGTCACCAGCGGGCACCAATCGCCACTTTTGCCAATCATATCCCCTGTAAACCCATTGATAGACATTGTTATCCCGTCTTCTATTCAGACACTTAGCGCTATGTTTGGCAAAGATTCCATAATATCCTGTACTTGATAACTCCTCAGGATAGCTATCAACGAGTTGGAATACCCATTTTTGGGCGTCATTCTCTCTCCACTCCTCTACCCTGATATTTCCATCTTTGGCGTCTAAATACTTGCCATTCGCTTTATTTACCACTTTGAAGTAGTTCTCTTCCCCTGAAGGCTCTATCTTCCATTTTTGACTGTCCTTTCCACTCCACTTTGTTTGTACAACGTTTCCTCTCCCGTCTGCCTCCAAACACAACAAAACTCTCTTAGCGTCTCTCTTAACGGTACGATATATTCGGTAGTAGCCAAGTTCAATAGGTTCTACTTGCCACTGCTCACGCGTTTCATGACCCTTCACGTATTTCCATTGCCTGACATTGACCCTGGGGTAGTCACTTTCAGCTTCTACGCACTTCTCGCTTTTTTTATTACCGATCACATACCAACCTTCTTCAATTGGATGTACCGGCGGAGGGCTGGGCGGCTTCCCAATCGCGGATTTCGCTGTCTTGCCATCCCTATCAGTGGCAAGGATGTAAGCATTGTCGTCCTCCACCATTTTGGTATCATTGCGAACAAGCCGGTATATCGTATCATTGTCATCATCAGTCATAGTCAGATCTTTGTAGGCATTCCCGATCTTCACATGTGCAATCACCTCTTTTAAACCGCAATCATCGGTAACCGAGGCAAGGACGTCCTTCATATCCTCACTGTATCCTGCCCAGTGTATCTCTGGTTTATCACTCACAGGTCTTAAAATAATCGTCCACCCTGGCTCCAATGTTAAGTTCAAAATATCTCTCTTTTCCTCGGCTACCTTCTTCGCCGCTTCAAATGCCGCCTCAGGAGAGAACCCAAAGTGCCACTTATCTATATTGTGCCCGCCAACGTACACGTCCTTTTCTGTTTCCTTTATGCCTATCGTCAATTGAATCGCATCTCTTAGCGTTATGCCTGGGTCGTATTTGTCGCTGCCTGCGAATACTTTGTATTCCCTGTAATCGCCACCGCCTCCCGGATCGAAGATGATTTTCGCACTAACAGCGTTTATCTCGTTCATATATGTGCTGTAATCAGTGCCAGTCAATACCCACTCCTTTTTCTCACCGTCCCATTTCTTTACCTTTGCTTTTGTCTGGAATTCCTCGATGCTGAGCGGCGTGCCGCAGTCAATAGACTTCAACACATCCAGCGACACGCTGATGTCGCCATATACCATTCCTAATAGCGTTTTATCTACTACAAAGTTGCGGCTCGTTTCTCCAATGCCAAGCGAATTTATCGTGGTTGGCGAAGTAACCGTTGCTATAACCTTCTGTCCCAGCTTTATATTGATGTCCGGTGTTATTTCCTCGGCAGCTGCCGTTCCGCTGTTCTTGACATTCACTGTAAATTTGAGCGCTGCTGCATCGTCTGTTTTAGTCGTCTTTGCCGTGCTCCAATCCTTCTGTGTAAAACCTGATTCCGTATTCGAGTTCGTTGTGGTGG from Methanophagales archaeon harbors:
- a CDS encoding NTP transferase domain-containing protein, which codes for MKAVILAAGEGKRMRPLTYVRPKVMLPIAGKPIIEHLIEEVKAVGITRFIIVVGYHDETIRGYFSNGADWGIDIQYVTQKKQLGTADALLKVENLINDAFLVLNGDAIVNAIDIKRVVEAGKGVTITLGVIDRENPGEYGVVEIEGDRIVKIHEKMPRPPTNTINAGVYLLNESVFGALKATERSKRGEFELTDSLQLLIDSGEPVFWTRIEHWLDVSYPWDLLRANETMMEGEGIRPVIRGELEDNVELRGKVVVGEGTSIKCGTYIEGPVIIGPNCEIGPNCYIRAKTAIGKNCHIGNAVEIKNSIIMDNTKIPHLSYVGDSVIASHCNLGAGTKIANLRFDEASVKAAGMDTGRRKFGAILSDGVKTGINACIDAGTIIGNNTLIGPGALASGYIKENSYIF
- a CDS encoding RICIN domain-containing protein, which produces MNKEVKKGKGMSIAIAMLLVLSAFSPIISVSALNSGNESASSTPTKNVTEECRTLWYFDESNLECQQKEFCGLYMYRGLHTFETEEECKAALEAYLNETKGETPTPEVTPIPSLLPTPTPEVKLPISIGRKELPITFEATDPALFHCIGHAEGTDWYATPDDPNGHMIHGPYIDLLPGTYKITFRMKVDKKVGDEKVCKLEVAHEYGEAVIKDQLVTGKQFARAGEFQNFSLIFNTTEEYKDVEFRVYYFIILGDVGAKLTVDKIRLESVISPESLDKDTDGDGLTDKQEAVIGTDPTNPDTDGDGVDDYTQLVKLQDIPPCDQRQRVVQPGAYGMYGIKKEQTIDSDGDGLTDVEETEGTYGYVTDPNNNDTDGDGLDDLREYWWLCDPTDKDTNNDFVNDGDSVNERQTYPFRDESLTPERDRDGDNLPLAAEKYDIKTDPNTFSTDEDPYGDGQEFFGINMPNIGPADHPLVAAYPILSTQCEGITVTPKAEITTSTGKSVQEAWSITTESSDSTTNTNELGGSVKAGYKWGTGGGEAYGEITVSYNHVWEHTTTTTNSNTESGFTQKDWSTAKTTKTDDAAALKFTVNVKNSGTAAAEEITPDINIKLGQKVIATVTSPTTINSLGIGETSRNFVVDKTLLGMVYGDISVSLDVLKSIDCGTPLSIEEFQTKAKVKKWDGEKKEWVLTGTDYSTYMNEINAVSAKIIFDPGGGGDYREYKVFAGSDKYDPGITLRDAIQLTIGIKETEKDVYVGGHNIDKWHFGFSPEAAFEAAKKVAEEKRDILNLTLEPGWTIILRPVSDKPEIHWAGYSEDMKDVLASVTDDCGLKEVIAHVKIGNAYKDLTMTDDDNDTIYRLVRNDTKMVEDDNAYILATDRDGKTAKSAIGKPPSPPPVHPIEEGWYVIGNKKSEKCVEAESDYPRVNVRQWKYVKGHETREQWQVEPIELGYYRIYRTVKRDAKRVLLCLEADGRGNVVQTKWSGKDSQKWKIEPSGEENYFKVVNKANGKYLDAKDGNIRVEEWRENDAQKWVFQLVDSYPEELSSTGYYGIFAKHSAKCLNRRRDNNVYQWVYRGYDWQKWRLVPAGDRYFKIVCKYSGKCLTATGDKNIIERDWENSDTQKWEIVLVEPGYYHIQCKKYSDLYMDVKGGSSEDGANVRLCSYSSRSDNAAQRWKFSDTGSTVTGILLFEHEDYKGKSKVFTGNTPYVGRDFNNIASSLKVPPGYSVRLYEHKDYKGKKSKKFVGDTRYVGKDFNNIATSLKIIKEKGKMVFYEGNDATQDRIFSFSTETSRSWNCKKGDCENDEARSVVLYHVKPGTRIYIYDSPKSKEEDRKKDDWTEIKVKKYIAKVVIGSFEKNRDEDDVYVEYHKHNGLDGKVSYIEVVAP